Proteins encoded in a region of the Phocoena phocoena chromosome X, mPhoPho1.1, whole genome shotgun sequence genome:
- the LOC136142167 gene encoding igE-binding protein-like, with protein sequence MGNSLSTEPSAGFHEPIQALLNSQGLKLSHKTISKLLQDIDGAAPWFAVSGSLTVPSWEKLGKDLADRHEMGELSRGTFPLWRMIHSCLREGKCEAIVQMGRKALSIYQDSASESDNIGTTDELNPKEEADLEEAAAEYERARPPFCASADARPPFCASAKSKALTCPQTSKCTFIPREAWSQVPTAFPVFEDPATRQRCYEMVDHRILKDLAEAARGYGITANYTLMLLQRLARNALTPTDWHDIARACLSMGQYLDWKSIVTDLAYSQARENAANGQPAWNAEMLLGQGQWLNNQTVFPVEVYSQINQIGMQAWRALPNKGEVTGNLTKIIQGSTEPFSDFVARMMEAAGRIFGSVEDALPLVKQLLYEQSTKECRRAITPIKGKPLEAWMKMCREIGGPLSNAGLAAAVMAATNNAKPSGKSGVCFQCGRPGHMKRQCREMSRKPNMPPQKTPGTCPRCKRGKHWANECRSVKDINGQPIPSATAFVDSGNAYASSSKNGMKGPRSQGPKIFGAHENVSFQPPKPRGEPRQDPQGWTSVPPPEWY encoded by the exons ATGGGGAACAGTTTATCTACGGAACCGTCTGCTGGATTTCATGAACCCATTCAAGCTCTTTTGAACAGCCAAGGACTTAAGCTTTCGCACAAAACGATTAGTAAGttattgcaggatattgatgGTGCCGCTCCATGGTTTGCGGTATCCGGAAGCCTGACTGTTCCATCTTGGGAAAAATTGGGGAAGGACTTAGCTGATCGTCATGAAATGGGGGAGCTCTCGCGAGGCACGTTTCCGTTATGGAGAATGATACATTCGTGCTTAAGAGAAGGGAAATGCGAGGCTATTGTACAGATGGGCCGTAAAGCTCTTAGCATATATCAAGATAGTGCGTCAGAAAGTGACAATATAGGGACTaca gatgagttgaatcccaaggaggaggcggatctggaagaAGCAGCTGCCGAATATGAAAGAGCTCGTCCGCCATTTTGTGCCTCTGCGGATGCTCGTCCGCCATTTTGTGCTTCTgctaaatcaaaagctttaacatGTCCTCAGACTTCAAAGTGCACATTTATACCCAGAGAAGCCTGGTCTCAGGTACCCACAGCTTTTCCAGTGTTTGAAGACCCAGCCACACGTCAAAGATGCTATGAGATGGTGGATCATAGAATACTTAAGGATCTTGCGGAGGCTGCCAGGGGATATGGGATTACTGCTAATTATACCTTGATGCTATTGCAGCGCCTTGCGCGAAATGCATTAACGCCCACAGATTGGCATGATATTGCTCGTGCTTGCCTGTCCATGGGGCAATAtttagattggaaatcaattgtgACTGACCTGGCGTACAGCCAGGCGAGAGAGAATGCCGCCAATGGGCAACCTGCCTGGAATGCCGAGATGCTGCTAGGACAGGGTCAGTGGTTAAATAATCAGACGGTGTTTCCGGTAGAGGTTTATAGCCAAATAAACCAGATTGGCATGCAAGCGTGGCGTGCCCTCCCaaataaaggagaagttacagggaATTTGACTAAGATTATACAGGGAAGCACCGAGCCATTTTCCGATTTTGTAGCTAGGATGATGGAAGCTGCGGGCAGGATTTTTGGAAGTGTAGAGGATGCTTTGCCTCTAGTAAAACAGTTACTTTATGAACAAAGCACAAAGGAGTGCCGCAGGGCAATAACGCCTATTAAAGGAAAGCCTTTGGAAGCATGGATGAAGATGTGTAGAGAAATTGGAGGGCCTTTATCTAATGCTGGGTTAGCGGCAGCAGTAATGGCTGCCACCAATAATGCGAAGCCCTCTGGAAAATCAGGGGTTTGTTTTCAGTGTGGGAGGCCTGGGCACATGAAGAGACAATGTAGAGAAATGAGCAGAAAACCAAATATGCCACCTCAGAAGACTCCAGGAACCTGTCCTAGATGTAAAAGAGGGAAGCATTGGGCAAATGAATGTAGATCCGTTAAGGATATTAATGGACAACCCATCCCGTCCGCTACAGCATTTGTAGACTCAGGGAATGCTTATGCCTCCAGTTCAAAAAACGGGATGAAGGGCCCCCGGTCTCAGGGCCCGAAAATTTTTGGGGCCCACGAGAATGTGAGTTTCCAACCACCCAAACCCCGAGGCGAGCCACGTCAGGATCCGCAGGGTTGGACCTCCGTGCCGCCTCCAGAATGGTACTAA